TCCGAGAGCTCGATTTCCTTGGCGACGGTGACGCCGTCCTTGGTGATGTGCGGTGCGCCGTAGCTCTTGTCGATGACGACGTTGCGGCCCTTGGGACCCAGCGTAACCTTCACCGCGTTGGCGAGGATATCGACGCCGCGCAACATGCTCTGGCGCGCATCCGCGCCGAATTTGACTTCCTTGGCAGCCATGGTTTTATCTCCCAGAATTGATTAGGCGGCGGCTTTCGCGGCCGTGGGGGCTTCGATGATGCCCATGATGTCCGACTCCTTCATGATCAACAGCTCCTGGCCGTCGATCTTGACCTCGGTGCCGGACCACTTGCCGAACAGCACGCGGTCGCCGGCCTTCACCTCGACCGGGACGATGTCGCCCTTGTCGTTGCGCGCGCCGGGGCCCACTGCGATCACTTCACCCTCGGACGGCTTTTCCTTGGCCGTGTCCGGAATGATGATGCCGCCGGGGGTCTTCTCTTCTTCCTGGACGCGGCGAACGACGACGCGATCCTGAAGCGGTTTGAACTTCATCGATCAATATCCTTAAATTCCAGGAAGCCTGGCGTTGAATAGCACCGGCTCCCGAGGAGTTTCCGGCAGATTATGGTGGGAGTGCGCTCTATGTACGCCTTACTGGCAATCAAACAAGCAGAATGCCAACTTCCGGACGATATCCGCGTAATTTCCCTTCTAAAATGAAAACGGGAGGCTGAAGCCTCCCGTTCACGACAAATTCTGTGCGAAATCCTATGCGGCCTTGGCCAGATTCTTCAGCACATATTGCAGGATGCCGCCCTGCTTGTAGTAGGACACTTCATCCAGCGTATCGATGCGGCAGACCAGGGTGGTGACCCTCGTGGTGCCGTCGGCGTACTGGATGGTGGCGGTCACCGGCATGCGCGGGGTGATGCCGTCGGCGAGGCCGGTCAGCGAGATCACTTCCTGGCCGGTCAGGCCGAGCGTCTTGCGGCTCTCGCCCTCGTTGAACACCAGCGGCACGATGCCCATGCCCACCAGGTTCGACCGGTGGATACGCTCGAAGCTCTCGGCGATGACCGCCTTGATGCCCAGCAGCCGCGTGCCCTTGGCGGCCCAGTCGCGCGACGAGCCGGTGCCGTATTCCTTGCCGGCGACGACGACCAGCGGCACGCCCTGTTCCTGGTACTTCATGGAGGCGTCGTAGATGCTCATCACTTCGCCGGTCGGGATGTAGGTGGTCACGCCGCCTTCGGTGCCCGGCGCCATCTCGTTGCGGATACGGATGTTGGCGAAGGTGCCGCGCATCATCACTTCGTGGTTGCCGCGGCGCGAGCCGTAGGAGTTGAAGTCGGCGGGATTGACGCCGTGATCCATCAGATACTTGCCGGCGGGGCCGTTCTTCTTGATCGATCCGGCAGGCGAGATGTGGTCGGTGGTGATGGAATCGCCCAACAGGGCCAGCGGACGGGCATTGACGATATCCGTCACCGGCGCGGCGTCGCCGGCCAGGCCCTGGAAGAAGGTGGGCTGGCGCACATAGGTGCTGTCGGGCTGCCAGTCATAGGTCAGGCCGGTCGCCACCTCGATCTCCTGCCACGCCTTGGTGCCGGTGAACACGTCGGCATAGCGTTCCTTGAACATCTGCGGCGTTACCGACTCGCGCATGGCGGCGGCAATGTCGGCATTGGACGGCCAGATGTCCTTCAGATAGATGGGCGTGCCGATCTGGTCATAGCCCAGCGGTTCCTTGGTGATGTCGGTGCGGATGCTGCCGGCGATGGCATAGGCCACCACCAGCGGCGGCGACGCCAGATAGTTGGCGCGCACATCCTGGCTGACACGGCCCTCGAAGTTGCGGTTGCCCGACAGCACCGATACGCCGACCAGATCGTTGGTGTTGATCGCCTTCGAGATCGGCTCGGGCAGCGGGCCCGAATTGCCGATGCAGGTGGTGCAGCCATAGCCGACCAGGTTGAAGCCCAGCATGTCGAGCGACTGGCTGACGCCGGCGCGGTCGAGATATTCGGTCACGACCTGAGATCCCGGCGCGAGCGAGGTCTTCACCCACGGCTTCACCTTGAGGCCCTTGGCGATGGCGTTGCGGGCCAGCAGGCCGGCGCCGATCATCACGCTGGGATTCGAGGTGTTGGTGCACGAGGTGATGGCGGCGATCACCACGTCGCCATGGCCGATATCGTAGTTGGTGCCTTCGACGGCGACCCTCAGAGTCTTGCTGTCGGCCTTGCCGAAACTGGTCGCCAGTTCCTTCTCGAAGGCGGTCGCCGCGTCGCTGAGCAATACGCGGTCCTGCGGACGCTTCGGGCCGGCAAGGCTCGGCACGACGGTCGAAATGTCCAACTCCAGCGTATCCGTGAACACCGGTTCGGGCGACGCATCGTCACGCCACATGCCCTGGGCCTTGGCG
The window above is part of the Emcibacter sp. SYSU 3D8 genome. Proteins encoded here:
- the groES gene encoding co-chaperone GroES; its protein translation is MKFKPLQDRVVVRRVQEEEKTPGGIIIPDTAKEKPSEGEVIAVGPGARNDKGDIVPVEVKAGDRVLFGKWSGTEVKIDGQELLIMKESDIMGIIEAPTAAKAAA
- the acnA gene encoding aconitate hydratase AcnA yields the protein MSVGHDTLKTRGQLTVGARTYDYFSIDAAGKALGIDFSRLPYSLKVLLENLLRYEDGVSVTVDDIKAMGDWLNNQTSEREIAYRPARVLMQDFTGVPAVVDLAAMRAAMLELGGDPKKINPLAPVDLVIDHSVSVDHFGAGRSFQDNVDLEMERNKERYEFLRWGQTAFDNFRVVPPGTGICHQVNLEYLAQTVWTNKVDGAEIAYPDTLVGTDSHTTMVNGLAVLGWGVGGIEAEAAMLGQPVSMLIPEVVGFKLTGKPREGTTATDLVLTVTQMLRKKGVVGKFVEFYGPGLDQLSLADQATVANMAPEYGATCGFFPISRETLNYLTFTGRDPERVALVEAYAKAQGMWRDDASPEPVFTDTLELDISTVVPSLAGPKRPQDRVLLSDAATAFEKELATSFGKADSKTLRVAVEGTNYDIGHGDVVIAAITSCTNTSNPSVMIGAGLLARNAIAKGLKVKPWVKTSLAPGSQVVTEYLDRAGVSQSLDMLGFNLVGYGCTTCIGNSGPLPEPISKAINTNDLVGVSVLSGNRNFEGRVSQDVRANYLASPPLVVAYAIAGSIRTDITKEPLGYDQIGTPIYLKDIWPSNADIAAAMRESVTPQMFKERYADVFTGTKAWQEIEVATGLTYDWQPDSTYVRQPTFFQGLAGDAAPVTDIVNARPLALLGDSITTDHISPAGSIKKNGPAGKYLMDHGVNPADFNSYGSRRGNHEVMMRGTFANIRIRNEMAPGTEGGVTTYIPTGEVMSIYDASMKYQEQGVPLVVVAGKEYGTGSSRDWAAKGTRLLGIKAVIAESFERIHRSNLVGMGIVPLVFNEGESRKTLGLTGQEVISLTGLADGITPRMPVTATIQYADGTTRVTTLVCRIDTLDEVSYYKQGGILQYVLKNLAKAA